Within the Pan troglodytes isolate AG18354 chromosome 2, NHGRI_mPanTro3-v2.0_pri, whole genome shotgun sequence genome, the region TAAGCTTTgctgtgtctgttcatgtttatTTTAACTCTCTTATTTTTAGATGGAGGATTTTTTGAGAAGGTCAATGCAGTATCTTTGTGATTGAATTCCAGGAGTACTTAGCAGGGGTCCATGTATATAAGCGTGTTGAATCATTATGAACTGGGAACGCATCCAAGTTCATGCTTAACTGAgaattctctttaaatatttagaaGTGAAAGCAATCTTTCAAAATAGTCACGTGGGCCTTGGAAGCATAGAAATGGGTGAACACAGCATCCTAGGTACAGCAGCAAAGGTGACAGCTGGGACCTCAGCTTATCATTCCTCCAACCTTGGCTGTCTCCTAACGCTCTTCCTTTTATTTGATGGAGTTCTACTTTCAAACGTTGGTGACACTCATCCCATCAACTTTCATCTGTTCATTTTGTCCTCCCCTGGGTTTTCGTGTGCAAAATATTTGCAGGGCCCGGTGTGGTCCTGACCTGGATTTGCATCCTTGCTATGCTACTAGCAGCTACTAGTAGCTGATCGACCTTGAACAAGAAATGTAACCTTTTCAAGTTCCAGGCTCTTTACCTGTAAGTAGGAGACCTTTATACCTACTCCAACATGGAAAATGTGTCCAGCATGGAGAAGTTCCTTGATAAATGTTAGGTTTTTGTTACCATTTTAAAACCAGTTACCACATTGGATTACTAAAAAATGATAAGCTGGGGAGAAATATGCAATGTAACATCTAGATATTTAGTGCAATATGAATAAAAAGtaaatctggaagtagatatttacttacaaaattaattttattttgcaaaactcAACAAATACATGTTCAGATCTGGTTTCTCTTCAAaacatgtgtttgtttttttaacaaacaTGCAAGTTAATTTGGCATGCCAAACATCTTTCTCTCTAGCTCGCCttggaaaaatttttttcataacaCAAACAAGGGTGCAAATATTGTCCAaacctatttacatttttaccCTCTAGGATTacatacattaatatttattgggAGGAAAGCAAAACTGCAAAACGTAGTCTTTGTCATTCACATTTGCTTCAGCAGTATAATTAAAaccttatatttgttttaaagataaacaGTTTGAAGGAAATTTAATAAATCTTGTTTTGGCTCTGCAAAGGAGCCACCATATCAAAGCACTTAACTGGAGCTGTTGAATTCCTGCTAGTAGAATATTACTTCCAGCCTATTTATTAGCTTGTCTTCCGGTGGCCCAATACATGCTTTTTTTCCTCTACACTGAATgaaagtacaaaaagaaaaccatttcttttctctttttcccccagCATCATGCGAGGCAAGGCAACACCACAAATACAATATCtgaatttacttttattatactttagtttcttacacttaaaattattttgtattataataCTTACTTGGTTATCTAAAATCAACATTGTTGATTTTAAACGGTTATAAAGCCAGACTTTAAGAAGCATTTAAAACAATTCATGAACTCTGTATGAAAGGAAATAATTGCCTCCAGcttattcttttgcatttgaaGTAAAAGAATTTCCAGTATCATCAGTTTACTAGAAAATAAGACTTAGGGGGTCCATATAATTTATTCACATCTTTTTATACATCGTAAACAAGGATAGGATACTTCTGACAGTAGcctataaagattttttaaaatttatccttcAGTATAGAATAAGTGTCAAGCGAGCACTTTAAGCATGATTCTGGTAGGTCTGTTAGGAGTCTATTTTCCAGAAAAATTTTGTAGGAAATTGTTCtgattttaaataaactaaattCATAGATTTGTGTTGACAGAATATGATTTGTGAGGTAAAGTCACTGTATTATCTCCGGTCTAAAGCACAATGTAGCATGTGcgaaagaaactgaagagacaTGTATTTCAAACTCCAGGCAGAAAGGCAGAATATAAGAGTGCATAGAGAAGAGAGTGCTTTTCAGGTCAGATAGTGAAGGAAGACACAATAGTTACCTAAATCAATAAGTTGTAAGCAACATATAAATATGCAATGCCATTTCACTGAATGTGAACAGGATCAATTAGAAATTGTACTGTGATATCCacatatttttgagaaaaattcCCAAGCCAGGCGAATGTGGATTGGAATAAAGACATAGGCAGTGTATACCACCATAGCAATAATGGTTAGTAAGATGGTGTTAAACATAGATCGCTCCCAGGGCTCTAAAACAGCACAGCAGCTAATGATTTGGTATTGATAGTAGAGCCAGGAGAAATATTCCTTCACACGCCTCAAATCCATGGTTGGCTCCTTCAAGCTGCAGTAAGTTTGTCCTGTTAAAGAATGTAACAGATTAGAGGATGAGGAACCAAACATAGAATCTCTTTAAAATTTCATGATCTCAGCATGTTAAAATCTTTCAAAGATTTGTTAAAGATCAttgaatatattattaatatatgaatattctgtaaaataatacatactaTATTAACTATAAAAATTAATGTCACCACTACTAATAATTACTACTAAAATTGGCAGCAATAATACTATTAGTAACAGTAACATCTATCTAAACATGACAATTGTTAGAAATAACTTTAGTGATAATGGTACCTAAAAATTGAGGTTAGCCTCATTTTCCTGAGCCATGtatacaaagagaaataaaagtgaaCCTAAGCACAGCTCTGAGGAAGAGACTTTTGAGATAAGGTCCAAGGGATCATTATGAGTCAAATGGATAGAATAGACAGTGAAGTGGGGAGAACAGCCAAGACAGAGGGAACAATATGTACAAAGGTTGGAGGTGGGAAGAAGTAGGTTGGTTTTGAGGGGCCACGGAGGGAGAAGGGAGCAGGGAGTGTGATGACACTGAAGAGGTGGGAATGGCCACAGTGAGGCCAGGAGCTGTAGGGCCTAGTTGGATAAGTTAACTGTTTTATCTTCAACCTCTGAGTTAGGGCAATGCTGTGGTGGGTTTGAGAGGAGGAGGCTTTAAGTTCATGTGGTAATGCTGCATTCTGGAGTCGAGTTGAAATGACTTTGGAGCCCAAGTATTTCAGAAAATCTGTACCTCTACTCTTCCCTAGGGCATTACTATTTCAGAATCAACAGTGTACTGAGAAcctgtttaaaatattcttaaatactcttcatttttacaaatgagataatattgcttatttagaaatattaactTTTCTCTATATGttgtggctatttatttatttatttgtttttgagagagtctcactctgctgtttAGGCTAGaatatagtggcacaatcttcgctcactacaacttccacctcccaggttcaagagattctcctgcctcagtctcctgagtagttgggattacaggcatgcaccaccatgcccggctaatttttttttgcatttttagtagagatgggatttcaccatgttggccaggctggtcttgaactcctgaccacaggtgatctgcccgcctcagcctctcaaagtgctgggatgacaggcataagccactgtacccgaACTTGTTGTGGCTTTTACAAATGCATTAATTgttgggctcggtggctcacacctgtaatcccaaaactttgggaggccaaggcaggcggatcatctggggtctggagtttgagacccgcctggccaacatggtgaaaccctgtctgtactaaaaatacaaaaaattagctgggcatggtggtgggcacctgtaatcccagccgctggggaggctgaggcaggagaatcacttgaacctgggagacctgggaggcagaggctgcagtgagtcgagatcttgccattgcactccagcctgggcaaaaattctgtctcaaaaaacaaacaaactgcacTAATTAAGTGATGAGTAATGTGGTTAggagaattcattcattcatcgaatgaatacattttaagtaTTACCATGTGGCTCCTTCTGAATATTAATGGCTTCGGAAAGACTTTATTCTCAAAGGCATTACAGTCAGGAGATGCTCTTCCAGGAAGCAGCAAACTGgaccatgtaacaaacatgcagtGATCGAGGGCCCAGGAATGAGCACTAAGTGGGAGGAAAGGACATGGAAAAATGCTAAGGCATGGTGGGACAATAGTCTCAggtactagagaggctgaggccagggggAAGGATCCCTTTGGTCTAGGActtcaagtccagcctgagcaacatagtgagatcctggcaaaacaaaacaaaacactctaaattttaaaaaaattgcattgATTAATTTCCCGGCTATTgctttctctattaaaattagAATTCCTTGCTTGGGCAGCCCTAGCCGACACCTTAATGATGGCCTTGAGAAAGACCCTGAGCCAGAGGCATCCAGCTAATCTGTATCCAGATTCCTGAGCCATAGAAACTTCAAGCTAATTAATGTCTATTGTTTTAAACTGCTAAAAGTCAAACAATCAATCATTGAATAAAAGAAACAGCAGATAAAAAGCACACCAACATGTATAGCACCAACAGTGGATACATGGTAAGATCTTGATCACAAATACCCCAAATCTGCAATGACTTTAAATCTGGCTGTTTTAAATATACTTCTGCACTGCTAACCATTTAAGCAgttaagacttaaaaaaatttttttttgccagttaCCACAATCTCAGCCCTCTAAGTAGCCAGAACTGACATGTGAAAAGTGTCTCTTGAAAACACTGattgtctctttttctctgatTCATTTTCCCCTTATTGATGATAAGCAATTTTAAAGACAGTTTGTGTGTCATTTCTTATCATGAGAAGGTGAGAAGAGGGAGAGTTGGTTATTATTGGTGAACCATCTGCTACAATCTATTGTTAGAATGCACACTATTTTTAGGTTCTAGATTTGCTTAGGTAATATATTTCTACCTTCTGTGAGTCAACTTTCTTATCTCCTGTGGGACTATATAcaagattaaaaggaaaaaaccaCTTTAGACAATTTGATGAGTAATGTGGTTAggagaattcattcattcattgaatgaatacattttgaGTACTACTATGTGGCTCCTTCTGAATATTAATGGCTTCGGAAAGACTTTATTCTCAAAGGCATTACAGGCAGGAGATGCTCTTCCAGGAAGCAGCAAACTGGACCATATAACAAACATGCAGTGATCGAGGGCCCAGGAATGAGTACTAAGTGGGAGGAAAGGACATGGAAAAATGCTAAGAAGAAGGCTagaaaaagagcctgcatttgAGGAAATAAGATGACAGAAATATGAAATTAATTATCCACTGATAACCTGGAACTAGATGATAGCAAACATTTTAAAGTCCTAAATTTTCACAGTGAAATGTGATATTAATCTATCCACTTCCTTAGAGACCTAGTGCTATATCTCAGCAAAGCTAAACCAAGAACTTGAAATGCTTACTTTATTCAGGCACACCATGCATCTCCTGTTTTTAGTTAGGTGCTTTTGAAAAGATGACTTTCGATATAtggaaaagaaggagagagtagtttattcttttttaaaaagaaaagtttcctctAAACTTGAtgactttaaaaatgttcttagaTCTTTCATGAGATTGTGTATTCAAAGGTGGCACTCCTAAGCAGACTGTGATGTGGCTTCAGGCAGGGGTACagtggcctggatacagtttgaCTCTGACATGCTGAGACAGTGATAATACCTGCTGTAGCCTGAATGTTTCTGTGTTGGAAGTCCACTAAAAGGTTATTTCATAACTGGGAATGCAGAGTAAatgattatttcttatttctgattGTTACTACTCTTTTATCAATGGGTGGTGATTTCCCTCTCATTAGATTTGTGTGCGGTGGAGAAGGAGATGAAGTTACATCTCCTCTCTCAGATAGAGAGGGAGAAGATTTGAGACTTATGACTCATTACACAGGGGCAGGACTTTGTTCTGGCTTGGATGGAGAAGAAAGTGAATAAatgtaacaatttaaaaaaaccacATGTGGTAACACGAACACTGCTGTATGAGTCATGGAATGTGAACACAGTTGAGGGGAGCTTGCAAGAAAAGTATTGGCTGGGCTTGCTCGGGGagctctttgttgttgttttctgttttggggAACAGGACTGGAAGGAAGTTAGGTAACTGCAATGAAAGAGGCGTAGCAGGTGATTTGGTACAGTGGCATTTACCTTGGAAATATTGCAGAAAACGTGATCAGTAGCCCTCCCCCTGCCAAAAAAGAATTACCCCAAGTTACTGGATTTTCTCATTAAGGAATTTCCTATTCTAAAGGTAGCTATtctcctggggaaaaaaaaagacttagtaCATTTTGGTTTAAATTTACTTCTAGAACATCAGAATCAGGGACTG harbors:
- the SPTSSB gene encoding serine palmitoyltransferase small subunit B; amino-acid sequence: MDLRRVKEYFSWLYYQYQIISCCAVLEPWERSMFNTILLTIIAMVVYTAYVFIPIHIRLAWEFFSKICGYHSTISN